The region GACGGCACTGGTCGGAGGCCACCCGTCCCTACCGGCGCGCGGCCTGCCCCAGTGAGTCGCGCTGCGAGGGCTCGGGCTGCCAGACGTAGCGGATGTCGGGCTCGCGTTCCTCGTTGTGCCTGCCGTCGGTGCGCTCGGCCTCGACGAAGCCGTGCCGTTCGTAGAAGCGCTGCGCCGGTCCGTTGACCTGGAAGGTCCACAGCGCCAGCCCGTCGGGCCGGCGTTGCTTCGCCAGCTCGACGAGGAGATCCCCGACGCCCTGCCCCCGCCACTCGGGCGCGAGGTAGAGCTGGCTGAGCAGATCACCGTCGAGCACCAGCAAGCCGATCACCGAGCGGTCCGCCGTCGCGACCCACGTCTCGCACCGGGGAACCACCACGTCGCGGAAGTACTCCCGCACTTCCTCATCGGTGTGCGCCCGGCGGACGCTCGGTAGCGCGGCGGCGAACGAGCGCAGCCACAGTTCGGCCACCGCGGCGGAGTCCGAACTCAGCGCACGGCGGATGACCAGGTCACCGGGGTTCACAGCACGCCAAGATGGCAGACCTGCCGCTGCGGCGCATCGGAATTGGCTCAAGACAGGGCGTCGGCCTCGCCCGTGCGAGCCGCCGCAGACGCCCGGTGGCACCGTCGTGCTCTCGCCCACGCCACCGGGAGGAGGCCGCCGACCTGCCCACGGCCGCAAGGAGCAGGTCCGGGCGCCAGCCGCAGGAAGCAGGTCCGGGCGCCGGTCAGTGAAAGTCCCTCGACGTCGATGGCACGCGCATGTCGAGGTGCTGGAGTCGGTCGGCTCGCAGGTTGATCACCCCCTCCGCGCATTCGATGGTTCCGCGCACCAGCAGTGCGGCGCTGGTGCGGGCGATCTTGCGGTAGCGCGCCCACAGGCCCGGAGTGCACACCACGTTGATCATCCCGGTCTCGTCCTCCAGGTTGAGGAACGTGACGCCGCCCGCGGTGGCCGGGCGTTGCCGGTGCGTGACCGCTCCGCCGACCAGAACGCGCTCCCCGTTGTCCACTTCGGACAAATCCGCCGCCGAGAGCGCCCCCATCTCCCCCAGCCGGGAGCGGAGGAACTGCAACGGGTAGCTGTCCGGGGAGATCCCCGTGGCCCAGACGTCCGCGGCGGCCAGCTCGACCCCGTCCATGCCGGGTAGCGGTGGGGCGTCCGCCGAGACCGTGGTGCCCGGCAACCTGTCCGGGCGGTCCCCGGCCGCCGCGGCGGCGTTCCACAACGCCTCGCGACGCGACAGCCCGAAGCACCCGAAGGCTCCCGCGGTGGCCAACGCCTCCATCTGCGCGGCGTTCAACGACATCCGCCTGCTCAGGTCCGCCATGCCGGTGTACGGGCCGTTCTCGGTGCGCTCGGCCACGAGTTGCTCGGCCACGCTGTCGCCGAGGGTGCGGACCGAGGCCAGTCCCAGCCGCACGGCCTGCCCGCCCTCGCTCTCCGCGTCGGGTTCCAGGTCCGCCTGCCCCCGGCTGGCGTTGACGTCGGGCCCGTGCACCCGGACCCCGTGCCTGCGCGCGTCGGCCACCAGCGACTGCGGCGAGTAGAAGCCCATCGGCTGCGCCTTGAGCAGCGCCGCGCAGAACACCGCCGGGTAGTAGCGCTTGAACCAGGAACTGGCGAACACCAGCACCGCGAAGCTGAGCGCATGGCTCTCCGGGAAGCCGAAGTTCGCGAAGGCCAGCAGCTGTTGGTAGATGCGCTCGGCGAGCTCCCCGGTGATGCCGTTGACGGCCATCCCCTCGAACAACCTGCCCCGCAGCCGGGCCATGCGCTCCTCGGAGCGCTTCGAGCCCATCGCCCGGCGCAGCTCGTCGGCCTCCCCCGCCGAGAAACCCGCGATGTCCACCGCGAGCTGCATGAGCTGCTCCTGGAACAGCGGCACGCCGAGGGTCTTCTCCAGCGCGGCCGCCATCAGCGGGTGCTCGTAGTCCCAGTCCTCCTCCCCGTTGCGGCGGCGGATGTAGGGGTGCACCGACCCGCCCTGGATCGGCCCCGGCCGGATCAGCGCCACCTCAACCACCAGGTCGTAGAACTTGCGCGGCTTCAGCCTGGGCAGGGTCGCCAGCTGGGCCCGGCTCTCCACCTGGAAGACCCCGACGGCGTCGGCACGTCGCAGCATCGCGTACACCTCGTCGTCGGCGAGGTCCAGCTCGCCGAGGTCGACCTCGATGCCGTGGTGCTCGCGGGCCAGGTCGATCGCGTAGTGCAGCGCCGAGAGCATCCCCAGCCCCAGCAGGTCGAACTTGACCAGCCCTACCGACGCGCAGTCGTCCTTGTCCCACTGCAGCACCGTGCGGCCGGGCATCCGCGCCCACTCCACCGGGCACACCTCGCTCACCGGCTGGTGGCAGATCACCATGCCGCCCGAGTGGATGCCGAGGTGCCTCGGGTAACCCATGAGCTCTCCGGCCAGCTCCCGGACCTGGTCGGGCACCTCGCCGTCGTCGGGCAGCGGACCCCAGTGCTCGATCTGCTTGCTCCAGGCGTCCTGCTGCCCCGGCGAGTAGCCCAGCGCCCTGGCGACGTCCCGCACCGCCGACTTCGGCCGGTAGCTGATCACGTTGGCCACCTGGGCGGCGTGCGTGCGGCCGTACTTGCGGTAGACGTACTGGATCGCCTCTTCCCTGCGGTCGGACTCGATGTCCAGGTCGATGTCCGGTGGACCGTCGCGCTCCGGGGCGAGGAACCGCTCGAAGAGCAGGTCGTAGCGCACCGGGTCGGCGTTGGTGATACGCAGCGCGAAGCACACCGCGGAGTTCGCCGCCGATCCCCGGCCCTGGCACAGGATCCCCATCTCGCCGCAGAACGACACGATGTCGTGCACCACCAGGAAGTACCCGGGGAAGTCGAGCTTCTCGATCACCGCCAGCTCGTGCTCGATCTGCGCGTAGGCCGCCGGGTTGTCCTGCGGGAGCCCGTAGCGGCGCAGCGCGCCCCGGTAGGTCAGCTCGCGCAGCCATTCCGCCTCGGTGCGCCCCTCCGGCACGTCGAACGGCGGCAGCCGCGGCGCCACCAGCCGCAGGTCGAACGCGCACTCCCGGCCCAGCCGGGCCGCCGTCTCGACCGCACCGGGATAGCGGGCGAAGCGCTCGGCCATCTCCTCGCCCGAACGCAGGTGGTTGCCCGCCCAGGCGGGCAGCCAGCCGTCCATCTCGTCCAGGCCGCGCCGGGCCCGGATCGCGGCGACCACGCTCGCCATCCGGCCGTTCCACGGGCCGGCGAAGTGCGCGCCGTTGGTGGCCACCGCGGGCAGGCCGGCGTCGCGGGCCAGGGCGAACAGCACGTCGTTGCGTTCGGAGTCGGTGGGCAGGTCCTGGTCGGTGAGCTCCACCGCGACGTTCTCCCCGCCGAACAGCGCCACCAGCCGGTCGAGCTCCGCGGCGGCGGCCGCCGGACCGCCCTCGGCCAGCGCGGAGCGCACCGCGCCCTTGCGGCACCCGGTCAGCACCAGCCAGTGGTCCTCGGCCGCCTCTGCCAGCTGCTCCAGCCGGTAGGTGGGCCTGCCCTTCTCCTGACCGGCGAGCTGGGCCGAGCTGATCTCCCGGCACAGCCGCGCGTACCCACCGGGATCACGGGCCAGGACCAGCAGGTGGTTGCCCTCGGGGTCCGGGACACCGGTCTGCGCGGCGGTGAGCCCAAGGCTCAGCTCCGCGCCGAAGACCGTCCGGACCCCGTGCTCGGCGGCGGCCTCGGAGAACCGCACCACGCCGTACATGCCGTCGTGGTCGGTGAGGGCGATGGCCTCCAGGCCGAGCCGCGCCGACTCCGCGACCAGCTCCTCCGGGTGGCTGGCCCCGTCGAGGAAGCTGAAGTTCGAGTGCGCGTGCAGCTCCGCGTAGGGGACGGCGACCGATCGGGACGGACGACGCCCCGAGGCGGAACCGGACGGCACGGCCCGGAGCCCTGGGGACGTGGTCCCCGGCGACTCGGCGGCCGGGGACAGGAGTGATGCCGCGGAAGCGGTGGCCGGCTCGGACTCGAGTGCGGGCGCTTCCACGGATGCGGACGTCTCTCCTGACTCCGGCTCGGCATCAGGCGCTTCCGAAGACTCCGGCTCGGAAGCGGACGCGGGTGTCGGAGGGTCGGCCGACGGCGGTGTCGGCGGATCCTCGGGGACTTCGTACGCCGCTCGTTTCCGCGTCCACGCCGGACTGTCACCACCGTCGCCGGGGTACGGCTCGTCGCGCGGCCCCGGGCGGCCGGAGAGCGCTTTTTCCAGTTCGGACCAAGTCTGCGGGGGGTTGAACCAGCTCATGAACCCAGTGAACTCCCGTTCGAAACAGCGTTGCCACCAAAACCGCCCGCATCCACTCGAACGAGTGTTCGTCGAGCGTTCCCGCGGTCACCGGTAGGCGCCCTGCACCCACCAGCGGCCGTCCTCGTGCACCAGCAGCAGGGCGACCTCGCCGACTTCGCCCTCCGCCTCCAGCACGACCTGCACGCGCGTCACCAGGCGCGGGGCCAGGGCAGCCGACTCCGACCACCACCGCTCCTCGACCGGCCACGGACCAGCCCAGCCGCGGACGGTCCGCGACCGGCCGCCGGACACCACCACCCGCACGGGCGCCGCCGTGAGCCGATGCCGGTCGGTGATCCGCACCGGCTGCTCGTCCGCGTCGAGAACCGCGGCGGGCCATGGCGAATCCGGGAGCACCGCGGGCGAAGGAGCCGGGATGCGGCCCGGCCACGGCCGCTCCGGGTCCAGCGTCGGCACGCGTTCGTCACCCCACGGCACCAGGCGGACCCGGTCCCGCAGGTCACGTCCCCCGCCGAGCACTCCGACCAGCACCGCGTCCGGCCCGAGCATCCCCTGCACCCGCACGAAGGCGCGCCCCGCGCGGGCGTCCGCCTCGCCGGTCGCGGAGTTGACCAGGTCGAGCTGCAGCGCTCCCGCGCCGACCACCTCGTCGGGATGCAGCGAGAGCAGCTCCACCCCGGCGGTCGGCCGCTGGGCGCCCCGCCGCCCGCTGAGCCAGCCGTCGAGCTGCCAGCGCACCCGGTCGGCGGTGCCCGACGGCGTCAGGGGCTCGGCGCAGCGCCACATCCGGTGCAGCTCCTCGCCGTGCTCGGTCCGCGCCGAGATCCCCAGCCGGGTGCAGGCCAGCCCCAGCTCGCCGAGCCTGACGTGCAGCCGCTCGGCCAGCGCCTTCGCCACGAACGCGGCGGCATCCACCCGCTCCACCGGGGGATCCAGGCTCTCCGACACCACCAGGTCCGGCGGCAGCGCCCTGCGCTCCGGCGGGCGCTCCTCCCGGCCGCTCGCGGCTCGGTGCGCCACCAGGGCGTCCCGCCCGAACCGGGTCGCCACGTCGGACGCGGGCAGGGCGGCGAAGTCGCCGAGCGTCCGGATTCCCAGCCGCCGCAGCAGATCCACCAGTTCACCGCGGTCCACACCGGGGTAGTCGATCTCGTCGATGCGCATCGGGGCCAGGAACCCGGGGCCACCGCCCGGTTCGACGACCACGCCCCTGCGGGCGGCGAGGATCGCGGCGAACAGGCCGTCGGCCACGCCGACCTGGCACTCGGCGTCGGCCCGCGCGGCCACCTCGTCCACGACGCGCTCCGCGGCGTCCACTTCGGACCCGAAGTAGCCCGCGGGCCCCTTCGCCGGGACGGCCACCAGCCCCGGGCGCACGACCTCCACGCCCGGCGCGAGCGACTCCACCGCCGCCACCACCGGCTCGAACAGCCGCGCGTCCCGCGCCGGATCGTGTTCGCAGACGGCCAGGTCCGGGCAGCGCCCCTGCGCCTCGCGGCGGCGCATCCCGCGGCGCACCCCGTTGTCGCGCGCGGTCTGCGAGCAGGCCAGCACCCGGTTCGCGACGAAGACCGCGGCGGGCGCCACCGGATCGAGCCCGGCCGCCAGCACCGCCGCGACCACCGGCCAGTCCGGGCACCAGACGACGAGACGACGGGGCGGTGGCATCGCGCTCACCCCGCCACCGGTCGAAGCGGACGCACGGCGGAGCGGTCGTCGCGGGGTTCGGAGGGCTGCGGGCGGCCGCCCGGGTGGGCGTTGGCCGGCCCCGAGGGCAACGGCCTGGTGGAGGGCCGGCGGTGCGGCGTTCGCACATCGGGGGTGTCCGGGGTATCCGGTCCCGCACCGGAAGGTTCGGACGGTGCCGCGAAAGCATCGGGGCTCCCAGCAAAGGCGTCGGGGCGCTCCTCGGAGTGCTCGGGCGCCGGTTCCGGATGCAGCGCTCTTATCGCGGAGCGCTCGTCTTCCGGCCGCGCCGCGGCGAGCGCGCCGCCCTCGCCGGGCAGCAGCAGGCGGCACGAACGCGGCCTCGACGCCGCGCCGCGTCCGCTCGACTGGACCGTGACCTCGCGTTCCCGCAGGTGACCGTGGCCGTTGCCGAGGCCGAGCCAGCGGCCCCGCACGCACTGCAGACGCACCTCGACTCCCGGCCATTCACCGAACGGCACGAGCACCGCACCGCGGTTGCGCGCCCGGGTCGAGAGCCTGCGCGCGTCCGACTCGAGCAGCCGGTGCGGTCCGCCCACCACCACGAGGTCGACGCCGTCCAGCAGGGCCGCGATCACGCCCACCGGGTCGTCTCCGGGCTGCGGGACCAGCGCCAGCCGCGCGATCTCCACGCCCGCCTCGGCCGCCGCGACCAGCCCGAGCCCCGGCAGGCCGACCACCGCGGCCCAGGAGCCCTGATCCGTGGCCTCGGCCAGCAACGCGAACAGCAGCGACACCGATCCGTGGACCGCCACCGTGCTGCCACGCCGGAGTCCCGGCCATGGCAGCACGGCGGCGAGTTCCGCCCGCGTGGGCAGCACCCGTCCCGCAACAGGACCGCCCCCGCCATCGACGGCCGGAGTCGCCACGGACACCCCGTCCGCCGTGGTGACCCCGCCCAGCGCCGTCAACGACGCCACGGACATCGCCGCCTCCCCTCACTCGGCTCCTCGGACGTCCCGGCCCCGGCTCGGACGTCCACTGGTCGCTGCGGGGAAGACAGCGTCCGGACGGCGCCGCGCCTGCACCCCGCGAACGCAGCACCACCCGGTGAAGCAGCCGGCCCCCGACGCCGGCCACTTCGTAGTTATCCGGATCTTCGAACCTCAGTTCGAACAAGGCAAGTAAACCCCGCGCGGGCGGCCGCCGTCAAGCACTTGACGAACACGAGTTCGAACTTCGCCGGTTCGGGTGACGGCTGCGGAGAGGAGTCGCAGCTCGGACCGTGTCCAGGATGGACGCGAACGCGTGATCGAGCACGCTTAGGCTTCATCCGTGCAACCGCAACAACCCCACCCGCAACACCCCCCGGCGCAACAGCCGCAGTACTGGGGTGCTCCCCAGCCGCCACACCCCGCGCAACAGCCGTGGGGGCCGGGAATGCCGCCGCAGCCGCCGAAGAAGAAGAGCAGGGCCGGCTGCATCGTCTCGATCATCCTGGCGGTGCTGTTCACCCCGGTCCTGGTGGTCGGCGGAGTGATCTTCTACTACCTGTACGGCGAGTACTCCGAACCGGTGGGCGACCCGCCGTCCAACGCCGCCCTGCCCGCGGCCTGCGACCTGGTCAGCGCGCCGACGTTGCAGCGCCTGCGCACCACCAACCCCGACTCCACGAGCTACGAGGACCCCGAGACCGGCGGCTACAACTGCAACTGGGAGCAGACGCTGGGCAAGGACGGGAACAACCCGCGCTCGCTGAGCGTCGGCATCAACACCAAGCCGCAGCCCGACGAGGACTCGCTGGACGAGGCGCGGATGGACTACGAGTACGCCAAGGAGTCCGCCGCATCAGGCTCCACCCCGGCTCGGGTGACCGACGTCGAGGGATTCGGAGACCAGGCGTTCGTGGCCGTCACCACCGAGGACTGGAGCGGCGCGGAACTGGTCTTCCGCAAGGGGTACACCGTCGTCACGATCAGCTACCACGGATCGGACAAGGGGCTCTTCGACAGCAGCCCCATCCCGGAGGCCGAGTCCGAGGCGGCCGTCAAGGCGGTGGCCGAGGAGGTCGCACCGCGGGTGTGAGAGGTGGGCGGGGACGGCCCCGCCCACCCCACCGCGTCAGTGCGCGAAGTGCCGCGTGCCGGTGAAGTACATGGCCACGCCTGCGGCCTCGGCCGCGGCGATGACCGACTCGTCGCGGACCGAGCCGCCCGGCTGCACGATGGCGCGGACCCCGGCCTCCATCAGCACCTCGGCGCCGTCCGGGAACGGGAAGAACGCGTCGGAGGCGGCCACCGAGCCCTTCGCCCGGTCGCCGGCGCGGGCGACCGACAGCCGCGCCGAGTCGACCCGGTTGACCTGCCCCATGCCGACGCCGACGGTCGCGCCGTCGGCGGCGAGCAGGATCGCGTTGGACTTCACGGCGCGGCAGGCGCGCCACGCGAACTTCAGGTCGGACAGTGTCGCCTCGTCGACCGCGGAGCCCGCGACCAGCCGCCACGCGGCCGGGTCGTCGCCCTCGGCGTCGACCGCGTCGGAGCCCTGCACGAGCATGCCGCCCGAGATCGCGCGCATCTCCACCCGGCCGGACTTCGGCGGCTGCGCGGTGAGGATGCGGACGTTCTTCTTGCGCGAGAGCACGTCGACGGCGCCCTCTGCGTAGCCGGGGGCCACCACGACCTCGGTGAAGATCTCCGAGATCTGCTCGGCGAGCTTCACCGACACCTCGCGGTTGGTGGCGATCACGCCGCCGTAGGCGCTGACCGGGTCGCACTCGTGGGCCTTGCGGTGGGCGTCGGCGATGTCGCCCGCGACCGCGATGCCGCACGGGTTGGCGTGCTTGATGATCGCGACGCAGGGGTCGGCGTGGTCGTGCGCGGCGCGCCACGCCGCGTCGGCGTCGACGTAGTTGTTGTACGACATCTCCTTGCCGTGCAGCTGCGCGGCGGCGGCCAGACCGGTCGCCTCACCACCGGAGACGTACAGCGCGGCAGGCTGGTGCGGGTTCTCGCCGTAGCGCAGCGCCGAGCGGCGCTCCCAGGTCTCGCCGATCCAGCCCGGGAACACCGAGTCGTCGCCCGCCGGGGTGCGGCTCATCCAGCTCGCGACCGCGACGTCGTAGGACGCGGTGTGCCGGAAGGCCGCGGCGGCCAGCTCGACGCGGTCGGCGAGACTGAACCCGCCCTCGCGGACCTGCTCCAGGACCCACTCGTAGCGGTTGGGGTCGACCACGACCGCGACGTTGGCGTGGTTCTTCGCCGACGCCCGCACCATCGCCGGGCCGCCGATGTCGATCTGCTCGATGACCTCGTCCTGGTCCGCGCCGGAGGCGACGGTCTGCACGAACGGGTACAGGTTCACCACGAGCAGGTCGAACGGGGCGATGCCGAGGTCGGCGAGCTGGTCGGCGTGCTCCTGCTTGCGCAGGTCGGCGAGCAGCCCGGCGTGCACCCGCGGGTGCAGGGTCTTGACCCGGCCGTCCAGCGCCTCCGGGAAGCCGGTCAGCTCCTCGACCGGCGTGACCGGCACCCCGGCCGCGGCGATCGTCTTCGCGGTGCCGCCGGTGGAGACGATCTCCACCCCGGCCGCATGCAGTCCGGTGGCCAGTTCGAGCAGGCCGGACTTGTCCGACACGCCGATCAGCGCGCGCCGGACCGGCCGCCGCTGCTGGGAGTTCGCGGTCACGGGATACTCACCTTCCGTCCCTGCACGGTCCACCCGTGCGATGCAAGATGTGCCAAGGTGTCGACCAGCAGCCGCCGCTCGACCTCCTTGATCCGTTCGTGCAGGCTCGCCTCGTCGTCGTCCGGGCGGACCTCCACCGCCTCCTGCGCCAGGATGGGCCCGGTGTCCACCCCCGCGTCGACGACGAACAGCGTGCAGCCGGTGACCTTGACGCCGTGTTCCAGGGCGTCCCGGACGCCGTGCATGCCGGGGAACGACGGCAGCAGCGCCGGGTGGCTGTTGAGGTAGCGGCCTGCGAAGCGGTCGAGGAACACCTCACCGACCAGCTTCATGAAACCAGCCGAGACCACCAGGTCCGGCTCGTGCTCGGCGCACGCCTCGGCCAGCGCGCGGTCCCAGTCGGCCCGGCTCGGGTGGTCCTTGACGCGCCGCACGAAAGTCGGGATCCCGGCGCGCTCGGCGCGGGCGAGGCCTTCGATGCCCGGCCGGTCCGCTCCGACGGCCACGACGCGCACGGGGTAGGCGGGGTCCGCGGTGGCGTCGAGCAGGGACTGCAGCAGGGTGCCGGAACCGGAGACCAGGACGACGACCCGGGCCGGACCTGCGGTGCGGATCCGGAGCGGTTCCGGCTGCTCGGGGGGTTCAGCGGTGCTCGGGTTCAGCTTCTCGCTCCTGACATGCCTGGGCACGATCTCGCACAGACCTTATGCGTCGGCGGTTCCGCTGACATCGTCAGGCCCCGGGCCGAGTGGCGCATCCCTCACCGCGGAGGGTCGCCGCCCGAGAGCTCGTCGTCGGGATCGGTGTCCGGGAACGGCGGTTCCGCGGTGTGATCCGCGGATGCGGTCTCACCGGGGACTTCTCCGCCGTCTGGTCCCCAGTCGGGGTGGGTATCCAGGTCGGCGTCCGGCTCGACCTCGTCCCCGGGCTCGTCGGCGTAGGCCTGCTCGTCGCCGGCTTCTTCCAGGTCGTCGGGGGTCTCGGGCGGCTCGCCGTCCTCGCGGATGCCGGTGAACCACACGACCAGGCCCGCCGGAACGGCGAACCAGAGCGAGGTGGCGACGCCCAGCAGGACCGGCCGCAGGGTCACCGGGTCGAACGCCGTTCCCAGGCGACCGCCGGAGAGGGCCGCGAGCACGCCCGTTCCGATGCCCGCGACCAGCGCGGCAACTGCGGCCGAGATGAGGCCGCGCGTGCGCTGCGGGTGCGCGCGGCGACAGCTCACGCCGATGACGAAACCCGTCGCCGGGGGCAGGAGCAGGACCAAGGCCCACCAGGACCCGGGCGCGTCCGCCGGCAGGGCCGCGGCGAGCGGGAGTTCGGGGAGCCCGCCTGGGGCGAAGTGCAGCGGGTTGAGCGCGTAGTCACCGATGGCCAGGCCGGTTCCGGCCGCGAAGGACCAGCCCGCGACCACCGCGTTGGGCAGGTACAGGATCGACAGCAGCATGCTGCCGAACGCCTCCCCCGCGGGGCCGGTGGCCGACAGC is a window of Saccharopolyspora erythraea NRRL 2338 DNA encoding:
- a CDS encoding GNAT family N-acetyltransferase; the protein is MNPGDLVIRRALSSDSAAVAELWLRSFAAALPSVRRAHTDEEVREYFRDVVVPRCETWVATADRSVIGLLVLDGDLLSQLYLAPEWRGQGVGDLLVELAKQRRPDGLALWTFQVNGPAQRFYERHGFVEAERTDGRHNEEREPDIRYVWQPEPSQRDSLGQAARR
- a CDS encoding error-prone DNA polymerase — its product is MSWFNPPQTWSELEKALSGRPGPRDEPYPGDGGDSPAWTRKRAAYEVPEDPPTPPSADPPTPASASEPESSEAPDAEPESGETSASVEAPALESEPATASAASLLSPAAESPGTTSPGLRAVPSGSASGRRPSRSVAVPYAELHAHSNFSFLDGASHPEELVAESARLGLEAIALTDHDGMYGVVRFSEAAAEHGVRTVFGAELSLGLTAAQTGVPDPEGNHLLVLARDPGGYARLCREISSAQLAGQEKGRPTYRLEQLAEAAEDHWLVLTGCRKGAVRSALAEGGPAAAAAELDRLVALFGGENVAVELTDQDLPTDSERNDVLFALARDAGLPAVATNGAHFAGPWNGRMASVVAAIRARRGLDEMDGWLPAWAGNHLRSGEEMAERFARYPGAVETAARLGRECAFDLRLVAPRLPPFDVPEGRTEAEWLRELTYRGALRRYGLPQDNPAAYAQIEHELAVIEKLDFPGYFLVVHDIVSFCGEMGILCQGRGSAANSAVCFALRITNADPVRYDLLFERFLAPERDGPPDIDLDIESDRREEAIQYVYRKYGRTHAAQVANVISYRPKSAVRDVARALGYSPGQQDAWSKQIEHWGPLPDDGEVPDQVRELAGELMGYPRHLGIHSGGMVICHQPVSEVCPVEWARMPGRTVLQWDKDDCASVGLVKFDLLGLGMLSALHYAIDLAREHHGIEVDLGELDLADDEVYAMLRRADAVGVFQVESRAQLATLPRLKPRKFYDLVVEVALIRPGPIQGGSVHPYIRRRNGEEDWDYEHPLMAAALEKTLGVPLFQEQLMQLAVDIAGFSAGEADELRRAMGSKRSEERMARLRGRLFEGMAVNGITGELAERIYQQLLAFANFGFPESHALSFAVLVFASSWFKRYYPAVFCAALLKAQPMGFYSPQSLVADARRHGVRVHGPDVNASRGQADLEPDAESEGGQAVRLGLASVRTLGDSVAEQLVAERTENGPYTGMADLSRRMSLNAAQMEALATAGAFGCFGLSRREALWNAAAAAGDRPDRLPGTTVSADAPPLPGMDGVELAAADVWATGISPDSYPLQFLRSRLGEMGALSAADLSEVDNGERVLVGGAVTHRQRPATAGGVTFLNLEDETGMINVVCTPGLWARYRKIARTSAALLVRGTIECAEGVINLRADRLQHLDMRVPSTSRDFH
- a CDS encoding DNA polymerase Y family protein is translated as MPPPRRLVVWCPDWPVVAAVLAAGLDPVAPAAVFVANRVLACSQTARDNGVRRGMRRREAQGRCPDLAVCEHDPARDARLFEPVVAAVESLAPGVEVVRPGLVAVPAKGPAGYFGSEVDAAERVVDEVAARADAECQVGVADGLFAAILAARRGVVVEPGGGPGFLAPMRIDEIDYPGVDRGELVDLLRRLGIRTLGDFAALPASDVATRFGRDALVAHRAASGREERPPERRALPPDLVVSESLDPPVERVDAAAFVAKALAERLHVRLGELGLACTRLGISARTEHGEELHRMWRCAEPLTPSGTADRVRWQLDGWLSGRRGAQRPTAGVELLSLHPDEVVGAGALQLDLVNSATGEADARAGRAFVRVQGMLGPDAVLVGVLGGGRDLRDRVRLVPWGDERVPTLDPERPWPGRIPAPSPAVLPDSPWPAAVLDADEQPVRITDRHRLTAAPVRVVVSGGRSRTVRGWAGPWPVEERWWSESAALAPRLVTRVQVVLEAEGEVGEVALLLVHEDGRWWVQGAYR
- the purH gene encoding bifunctional phosphoribosylaminoimidazolecarboxamide formyltransferase/IMP cyclohydrolase, encoding MTANSQQRRPVRRALIGVSDKSGLLELATGLHAAGVEIVSTGGTAKTIAAAGVPVTPVEELTGFPEALDGRVKTLHPRVHAGLLADLRKQEHADQLADLGIAPFDLLVVNLYPFVQTVASGADQDEVIEQIDIGGPAMVRASAKNHANVAVVVDPNRYEWVLEQVREGGFSLADRVELAAAAFRHTASYDVAVASWMSRTPAGDDSVFPGWIGETWERRSALRYGENPHQPAALYVSGGEATGLAAAAQLHGKEMSYNNYVDADAAWRAAHDHADPCVAIIKHANPCGIAVAGDIADAHRKAHECDPVSAYGGVIATNREVSVKLAEQISEIFTEVVVAPGYAEGAVDVLSRKKNVRILTAQPPKSGRVEMRAISGGMLVQGSDAVDAEGDDPAAWRLVAGSAVDEATLSDLKFAWRACRAVKSNAILLAADGATVGVGMGQVNRVDSARLSVARAGDRAKGSVAASDAFFPFPDGAEVLMEAGVRAIVQPGGSVRDESVIAAAEAAGVAMYFTGTRHFAH
- the purN gene encoding phosphoribosylglycinamide formyltransferase: MPRHVRSEKLNPSTAEPPEQPEPLRIRTAGPARVVVLVSGSGTLLQSLLDATADPAYPVRVVAVGADRPGIEGLARAERAGIPTFVRRVKDHPSRADWDRALAEACAEHEPDLVVSAGFMKLVGEVFLDRFAGRYLNSHPALLPSFPGMHGVRDALEHGVKVTGCTLFVVDAGVDTGPILAQEAVEVRPDDDEASLHERIKEVERRLLVDTLAHLASHGWTVQGRKVSIP
- a CDS encoding DUF6350 family protein, translating into MSVLDSIPHGIADGESDGRLGVRWRLLGTAVAGVVLTGYLGTAGLLALVVATAEGTTAPAATAFAAALPGWLAAHQVPLSISGAPLGVFPLLPTSLLVLLSAAASARVARRSRLRRPGQAACVIATMGLAHAAVGAGIALTIADTVGASPVDAFMRCGLTAAVGSTAGVANRCGLAYLLWERMEAEVWSGLRAGLLALAAVIGIGALISFAAVCLSVEEINGVLSATGPAGEAFGSMLLSILYLPNAVVAGWSFAAGTGLAIGDYALNPLHFAPGGLPELPLAAALPADAPGSWWALVLLLPPATGFVIGVSCRRAHPQRTRGLISAAVAALVAGIGTGVLAALSGGRLGTAFDPVTLRPVLLGVATSLWFAVPAGLVVWFTGIREDGEPPETPDDLEEAGDEQAYADEPGDEVEPDADLDTHPDWGPDGGEVPGETASADHTAEPPFPDTDPDDELSGGDPPR